A genomic stretch from Leishmania infantum JPCM5 genome chromosome 25 includes:
- a CDS encoding putative RNA triphosphatase has protein sequence MSAPRTPSPLEAANVPASATPTAPATAAEAACRSPGHAEASLDPHPLFEVAASLLARLKPFLSEPHIEVEARLCSIGQPQKRARENTQKAPVGATPTLIPSRDAPRIVEDGHRRIQVGVSAEDFARMKAHVAEEAEALPFQQSVTEDVITKTGRYTYVVAEDGSESFVGCIAKRRLCNIEVLVPGCPYDVRVSISTEVPKAATSAPAVKPQGYVRRKRRWTATAESFEYAFTRVGADGQQCPSFEVEIEGVHANSQAGVTEAWLADLLRRLLALARLKGNTGLPQKPARGEHQ, from the coding sequence ATGTCAGCTCCTCGTACTCCGTCGCCTCTAGAGGCAGCTAATGTACCAGCCTCGGCAACACCAACTGCGCCAGCGACCGCAGCGGAGGCCGCATGTAGGTCTCCAGGCCATGCTGAGGCTTCTCTTGATCCACATCCGTTATTCGAAGTAGCGGCGTCGCTCCTCGCTCGTCTGAAGCCCTTCTTGTCAGAGCCGCACATCGAGGTTGAGGCGCGACTTTGTAGCATCGGCCAGCCTCAGAAGCGAGCACGTGAGAACACGCAGAAGGCCCCTGTTGGCGCTACCCCTACATTAATTCCATCACGCGATGCACCGCGTATTGTGGAAGACGGACATCGTCGCATTCAAGTCGGTGTGAGCGCGGAAGACTTCGCCAGGATGAAGGCACATGTtgcggaagaggcggaggcctTGCCGTTCCAGCAGTCCGTGACGGAGGATGTCATTACGAAGACTGGCCGCTACACGTACGTCGTTGCCGAAGACGGGTCAGAATCGTTTGTCGGGTGCATAGCGAAGAGGCGGCTGTGCAACATCGAGGTGCTCGTGCCGGGCTGCCCGTACGACGTTCGTGTCTCCATCAGCACAGAGGTGCCCAAGGCAGCGACGAGTGCGCCTGCTGTAAAGCCGCAAGGGTACGTTCGTCGCAAGCGGCGGTGgacagcaacggcagagTCCTTTGAGTACGCCTTTacgcgcgtcggcgccgacggccaACAGTGCCCAAGCTTCGAGGTGGAAATTGAGGGCGTGCACGCAAACAGCCAGGCTGGTGTGACCGAGGCTTGGCTGGCGgatctgctgcgccgtttGCTGGCCCTCGCGCGGCTGAAGGGCAACACTGGATTGCCACAAAAGCCGGCGCGTGGAGAGCACCAATGA
- a CDS encoding elongation factor 2-like protein — translation MSVSMADAAQKLSEKPENIRNFCMVAHVDHGKTTLSDYLVASNGILSPQLAGEVRLLDSRPDEQERCITMKASSIALHHAYAGKSHVLNLVDSPGHIDFSCEVSTAMRLCDGAVVIVDVVDGVTQQTSSILRHTYQEGLSMCLVLNKIDLLVTTQQYTAEEAYLRLRSIIEICNAILASYANQMKIQEMDQDMKREDPSDDVWFDPSKGNVLFCSCYDGWAVGVDFFVRLYKDKVPLHNLAEALWGEHYFDPKTKTVSPKPKKAGQLPLAVQLMLEPIWQLYDAFLGDNASEERQKQLSEKLKIAESKWNNPRHDPRRKLKALLSIWMPLAPCVLDTVCTRLDSPITLQRRRLPSLVPGFEADTPAELKEALMNCDQSPEAPCIVYICKLIDTQYLVGRAVGSVENHDGAFIGFGRVYSGRLRAGQPVYVHSDGVVVEATVGSVYLFRGTGLEETSEVSAGFLCGVGGLTSYITKYASISSVPSMPPFKPLVLQSTSIVRLSVFPKDPRNLQELERGLRLLYKVDPQVEVSMLPTGEHVIGTAGEVHAERCLKDLIDTFAQVEVVASEPLVSFRETIVSNLSAKPKPHTASLMDGAFYITLQARPLPTEVLELIKEDRKNSGNSPQLLRQAVAALAGHKRFSADVKNGVVASGPSRLGFLGAVLLANFDGTVDPVACWTTLQDWKESIVAGFQAACESGPMAQEPLYGVAFVVTNIFVDADSDISGGMVLPSVREACRAAMKLHPRRLVEPVYECTVYSSGFTQGKIYASLNRRRSEIVEEVPNEGSDLFYIRCWLPAVEAFGLQDELRVQTQGASTAQLQMSHWEVIDADPYFVPTTKEEFEEHGAEVATKNIAEQLLERIKRRKGLYRERVVENAEKQKFSLKGA, via the coding sequence ATGAGCGTTAGCATGGCAGATGCTGCGCAGAAACTGAGCGAAAAGCCGGAGAACATCCGCAACTTCTGCATGGTCGCCCACGTGGATCATGGCAAGACCACCCTCAGCGACTACCTCGTCGCCAGCAACGGCATCCTTTCCCCGCAGCTGGCGGGTgaggtgcggctgctcgaCTCCCGGCCTGATGAGCAGGAGCGTTGCATAACCATGAAGGCCAGCTCTatcgcgctgcaccacgcctACGCTGGCAAGAGCCACGTGCTGAACCTCGTCGACTCCCCCGGGCACATCGACTTCTCGTGCGAAGTGTCCACGGCGATGCGTCtgtgcgacggcgccgtcgtcatcgtcgacGTCGTGGATGGCGTCACCCAGCAGACGTCGTCCATCCTGCGCCACACCTACCAGGAGGGGCTGTCGATGTGCCTCGTGCTGAACAAGATCGACTTGCTCGTGACAACGCAGCAGTACACTGCGGAGGAGGCATacctgcgcctgcgcagcatcATCGAGATCTGCAACGCCATCTTGGCATCCTATGCGAACCAGATGAAGATACAGGAGATGGATCAGGACATGAAGCGCGAGGACCCCAGCGACGACGTGTGGTTCGACCCATCCAAGGGCAACGTCCTTTTCTGCAGCTGCTACGACGGCTGGGCCGTTGGCGTGGACTTTTTCGTGAGGTTGTACAAGGAcaaggtgccgctgcacaaCCTCGCGGAGGCCCTCTGGGGGGAGCACTACTTTGACCCCAAGACCAAGACCGTGAGCCCGAAGCCGAAGAAAGCGGGGCAGCTGCCCTTGGCTGTGCAGCTCATGCTCGAACCCATCTGGCAGCTGTACGACGCATTTCTCGGTGACAACGCGAGTGAGGAGCGGCAGAAGCAGTTGTCCGAGAAGCTGAAGATTGCCGAGAGCAAGTGGAACAACCCGCGCCACGACCCGCGCCGCAAGCTGAAGGCACTGCTCTCGATATGGATGCCCCTCGCCCCCTGTGTGCTCGACACGGTTTGCACGAGACTCGACTCCCCGATCAccttgcagcggcgccgcctgccTTCTCTCGTCCCGGGCTTCGAGGCCGACACCCCcgcggagctgaaggaggcgctcATGAACTGCGATCAGTCCCCGGAGGCGCCGTGCATTGTGTACATCTGCAAGCTAATCGACACACAATACCTCGTCGGTCGCGCCGTCGGCTCCGTGGAGAACCACGATGGCGCCTTCATTGGGTTCGGGCGCGTCTACAGCgggcgcctgcgcgccggGCAGCCAGTGTATGTGCACAGCgatggcgtggtggtggaggcgacggTAGGCAGCGTCTATCTCTTCCGCGGCACCGGTCTTGAGGAGACGTCGGAGGTGAGCGCTGGCTTCCTCTGCGGTGTCGGCGGTCTCACCTCGTACATCACCAAGTACGCCTCCATCAGCAGCGTGCCTAGCATGCCGCCCTTCAAGCCGCTTGTACTGCAGAGCACCTCGATAGTGCGGCTCTCCGTCTTCCCGAAGGACCCAAGAAACttgcaggagctggagcggggcctgcggctgctctACAAAGTCGACCCGCAGGTGGAGGTGAGCATGCTGCCAACCGGTGAGCACGTGATCGGCACAGCAGGCGAAGTTCACGCAGAGCGCTGCCTCAAGGACCTCATCGACACTTTTGCACAGGTGGAGGTGGTCGCCTCGGAGCCGCTCGTATCTTTTCGCGAAACCATTGTGAGCAACCTGAGCGCCAAGCCGAAGCCGCACACCGCGTCGCTCATGGACGGCGCCTTCTACATCACCCTCCaagcgcggccgctgccgaccGAGGTGCTCGAGCTGATCAAAGAAGACAGGAAGAACAGCGGCAATAGCCCGCAGCTTCTGCGGCAGGCAGTGGCCGCCCTGGCAGGGCACAAGCGCTTTTCTGCGGATGTCAAGAAtggcgtcgtcgccagcggcCCGTCTCGGCTCGGCTTCCTTGGAGCAGTGCTGCTCGCCAACTTCGACGGCACTGTGGATCCAGTGGCATGCTGGACGACGCTGCAGGACTGGAAAGAGTCCATCGTGGCAGGCTTCCAGGCCGCCTGCGAGAGCGGGCCGATGGCACAGGAGCCCTTGTACGGGGTGGCTTTTGTGGTGACGAACATCTTTGTGGACGCAGACTCGGACATCTCCGGCGGCATGGTTCTGCCCAGCGTGCGGGAggcgtgccgcgctgcgATGAAGTTGCACCCTCGCCGTCTTGTCGAGCCCGTGTACGAGTGCACCGTGTACTCCTCCGGCTTTACCCAGGGCAAGATCTACGCCTCACtgaaccgccgccgctctgaGATCGTCGAGGAGGTGCCGAACGAGGGCAGCGACCTCTTCTACATCCGCTGCTGGCTACCGGCTGTTGAGGCGTTCGGCTTGCAGGACGAGCTGCGCGTACAGACGCAAGGCgcctcgacggcgcagctgcagatgaGTCACTGGGAGGTCATCGACGCCGATCCGTACTTTGTGCCCACAACGAAGGAAGAATTCGAGGAGCACGGTGCCGAGGTGGCGACCAAAAACATTGCGGAGCAGCTTTTGGAGCGCATTAAGCGGCGCAAGGGCCTCTACCGCGAGCGCGTGGTGGAGAATGCTGAGAAGCAGAAGTTCTCCTTGAAGGGCGCGTGA